One Gossypium raimondii isolate GPD5lz chromosome 3, ASM2569854v1, whole genome shotgun sequence genomic window carries:
- the LOC105794955 gene encoding uncharacterized protein LOC105794955 isoform X2: protein MQLFVFISKTQSSSHLMNFILISSSVCVTYLVVSVLLLNGSKPLSLRAYSSYQDVNTPTTVEHIVFGIASNQKSWTKRKEYVKLWWKPSQMRGCLFLESMPSNATLMDVDDVTLPPICISEDTSRFRYTYRGGLRSAIRVARVVSETVALNYPNVRWYVFGDDDTVFFPENLAKTLSKYDHRLWYYIGAGSEIYEQNRIFGFGMAFGGAGFAISYPLAKVLAKVFDSCIERYPHLYGSDSRVYSCLTELGVGLTREPGFHQFDVRGNAFGLLAAHPLTPLVSLHHIDHIDPIFPNMTTSKAMQHLLHAANVDPQRILQQTVCYDRWSSWTVSVSWGYAIQAYSKPVSLPDVLPVPETFRQWKRGNVLAGVYTFNTKKFHPHPCQRPTIFYLNSVSSTKHGIIETVYNKSHEDCTVFMDPTRKLEEIRVFTKKLDLNHKQAPRRHCCDVLPSKSGKVLDVAIRECGEDELIYMHA, encoded by the exons ATGCAGCTTTTTGTGTTCATCTCCAAAACCCAATCTTCTTCTCATCTCATGAACTTCATTTTGATCTCATCTTCTGTTTGTGTCACCTATCTTGTTGTATCGGTTTTGTTACTCAACGGCTCGAAGCCGCTGTCTCTGCGTGCGTATTCTTCTTACCAAGATGTTAATACACCGACGACAGTGGAGCATATTGTTTTTGGGATAGCTTCGAATCAGAAATCGTGGACGAAACGGAAGGAGTATGTTAAGTTATGGTGGAAGCCTAGTCAAATGCGAGGATGTTTGTTCCTTGAAAGCATGCCTTCTAATGCAACTTTAATGGATGTTGATGATGTTACTCTGCCTCCTATATGCATTTCGGAGGATACTTCGAGGTTTCGTTACACTTACAGGGGTGGTCTTAGATCGGCGATCCGTGTAGCACGTGTGGTTTCGGAGACAGTTGCTCTTAACTATCCTAATGTAAGGTGGTATGTTTTTGGGGATGATGACACAGTTTTCTTTCCGGAGAACTTGGCAAAGACACTTTCTAAATACGATCATCGGCTTTGGTACTACATCGGGGCTGGCTCGGAGATTTATGAACAGAACAGGATTTTCGGGTTCGGAATGGCATTCGGGGGAGCAGGCTTTGCTATAAGTTACCCACTGGCTAAAGTTTTGGCTAAAGTTTTCGATTCATGTATAGAACGCTATCCTCATCTCTACGGAAGTGATTCCAGGGTCTACTCTTGCTTGACGGAGCTCGGTGTAGGCTTGACACGTGAACCCGGCTTTCATCAG TTTGATGTTCGGGGTAATGCATTCGGTCTATTGGCTGCTCATCCATTGACACCATTGGTATCACTCCATCACATAGATCATATAGACCCAATATTCCCTAATATGACAACATCCAAGGCAATGCAACATTTACTCCATGCAGCAAACGTTGATCCTCAGCGGATTTTGCAACAAACGGTCTGCTACGATCGTTGGTCTTCATGGACTGTTTCGGTTTCGTGGGGCTATGCCATTCAAGCATACAGCAAACCTGTTTCTTTACCAGATGTTCTCCCTGTGCCAGAAACATTCAGGCAATGGAAACGGGGAAATGTGTTGGCAGGAGTGTACACATTTAACACCAAAAAATTCCACCCACACCCTTGCCAGAGACCCACAATCTTCTATTTAAACAGTGTATCTTCTACCAAGCACGGAATAATCGAGACTGTTTACAATAAATCTCACGAAGATTGCACGGTTTTCATGGATCCAACGCGGAAACTCGAAGAAATCCGAGTTTTCACTAAGAAACTAGACCTTAACCACAAGCAG GCACCGAGAAGGCATTGTTGTGACGTGTTACCGTCTAAATccggcaaagttttggatgttgcGATACGGGAATGCGGTGAAGATGAACTGATTTACATGCATGCATAG
- the LOC105794951 gene encoding alanine--tRNA ligase: protein MKGKASLLCDNILGLAYPCPVAAPRLRVSRLFSYLSAFTSNPSPPRSFSSLPKSATMPGVDPPAVEWPAKKVRDTFIKFFEGKNHVYWNSSPVVPHNDPTLLFANAGMNQYKPIFLGTVDPNTAMSKLTRACNTQKCIRAGGKHNDLDDVGKDTYHHTFFEMLGNWSFGDYFKKEAIEWAWELLTKVYGLPTDRIYATYFGGDASSGLPPDNEARDIWLKFLPPGRVLPFGCKDNFWEMGDTGPCGPCTEIHYDRVGNRDAASLVNNDDPTCIEIWNLVFIQFNRESDGSLKPLPAKHVDTGLGFERLTSVLQNKMSNYDTDVFLPIFDVIQQVTGARSYSGKVGPDDIDKVDMAYRVVADHIRTLSFAIADGASPGNEGREYVLRRILRRAVRYGTEVLKAPEGFFSRLVRIVVEAMGDVFPELKQHEARIGDIIAAEEASFGKTLVKGIEKFKKAAQDVQGRILSGQDAFILWDTYGFPLDLTQLMAEERGLIVDVDGFNNAMDEAREKSRSARNKQAGGAIVMDADATSALHKKGVSTTDDSFKFVWFQPHESVIKAIYNGSEFMENATAGDDVGIVLESTSFYAEQGGQIFDTGYLDGSFGSFQVCNVQIFGGFVLHIGSLSGVSGKFSVGDKVTCKVDYDRRRLIAPNHTCTHMLNFALREVLGNHVDQKGSIVLPEKLRFDFSHDPNRDGAINADHLRKIEAIVNEQIKSELDVYSKEVTLAEAKRINGLRAVFGEVYPDPVRVVAVGKKVEDLLADPENKEWSSISSELCGGTHITNTREAKAFALLSEEGIAKGVRRITAVTTESALKAMELGGLLLKEVDDASNMEVRLLEKKVASLKTTVDSASIPAAQKADIRSKIAQLQNQLKKAQKKIAEQNMQRAVTTATELAEVAAKEGKTFCVTRIDVGLDAAALREAVSKVIQQKGMPVMVFSIDETTNKAVVYAGVPEKSEQSKLLEVSEWLTNALGPLKGRCGKGKGGLATGQGTDGSHVKEAMDLATSFASMKLK from the exons ATGAAGGGCAAGGCCAGTCTCCTCTGTGACAATATTCTAGGTCTTGCTTATCCTTGTCCAGTGGCGGCGCCAAGACTTAGGGTATCCAGGCTATTCAGCTATCTATCTGCCTTCACCAGCAATCCTTCGCCACCTCGTTCATTTTCGTCACTCCCCAAATCCGCGACGATGCCGGGTGTTGACCCGCCGGCGGTAGAGTGGCCTGCGAAGAAGGTGCGAGACACCTTCATCAAGTTCTTCGAAGGCAAAAATCACGTTTATTGGAATTCTAGTCCCGTTGTTCCTCACAATGATCCTACTCTCTTGTTCGCTAATGCCG GTATGAACCAGTATAAACCAATCTTTTTGGGGACTGTGGATCCGAACACTGCTATGAGCAAGCTCACCAGGGCGTGCAACACTCAAAAATGCATTCGAGCTGGCGGGAAGCATAACGATCTCGATGATGTAGGAAAAGACACTTATCACCATACCTTCTTTGAGATGTTGGGAAATTGGTCTTTTGGGGATTATTTCAAGAAGGAAGCAATTGAGTGGGCTTGGGAACTCCTCACTAAG GTTTATGGCCTGCCTACAGATCGGATTTATGCCACTTACTTTGGTGGTGATGCAAGCTCTGGTCTTCCACCTGATAATGAAGCTAGAGATATATGGCTGAAGTTTCTACCCCCTGGACGTGTACTGCCATTTGGTTGCAAA GACAATTTCTGGGAGATGGGTGATACAGGTCCTTGTGGGCCTTGCACTGAAATTCACTATGATCGAGTAGGCAACCGCGATGCTGCTTCATTGGTGAATAATGATGATCCAACATGTATTGAGATATGGAACCTTGTTTTTATTCAG TTTAATAGGGAAAGCGATGGCTCTCTAAAACCTCTTCCAGCAAAGCATGTTGACACTGGGTTGGGGTTTGAGAGATTGACTTCAGTACTTCAGAACAAAATGAGCAATTATGATACTGATGTGTTCTTGCCGATTTTTGATGTTATCCAACAG GTCACTGGGGCACGCTCATATTCTGGAAAAGTTGGGCCTGATGATATTGACAAAGTTGACATGGCATATAGGGTTGTTGCTGATCATATTAGAACTTTGTCTTTTGCCATTGCTGATGGTGCTTCTCCAG GCAATGAGGGACGTGAATATGTCTTAAGACGTATTCTTCGCCGTGCTGTTCGCTATGGCACTGAGGTCTTGAAAGCTCCTGAGGGTTTTTTCAGCAG GCTTGTAAGGATTGTGGTGGAAGCCATGGGTGATGTTTTCCCAGAGCTAAAGCAGCATGAGGCACGAATTGGGGACATAATTGCTGCAGAAGAAGCGAGCTTTGGCAAGACTTTGGTGAAG GGAATTGAGAAATTTAAGAAGGCAGCCCAGGATGTTCAAGGGAGGATATTAAGTGGGCAG GATGCATTTATCTTGTGGGACACATATGGGTTTCCATTAGATTTAACTCAG TTGATGGCAGAGGAAAGAGGTTTGATAGTAGATGTTGATGGTTTCAATAATGCTATGGATGAGGCTAGAGAAAAGTCAAGGAGTGCCAGAAATAAG CAAGCTGGTGGTGCTATCGTCATGGATGCTGATGCTACCTCTGCGCTGCACAAGAAGGGAGTGTCTACAACAGATGATTCCTTCAAATTCGTATGGTTCCAG CCCCATGAAAGTGTAATAAAGGCCATATACAATGGCTCTGAGTTTATGGAAAATGCAACTGCTGGCGATGATGTTGGCATAGTTTTGGAATCTACGAGTTTCTATGCTGAGCAAGGTGGTCAG ATTTTTGATACTGGATATCTTGATGGTTCCTTTGGCTCCTTCCAAGTATGTAATGTTCAAATTTTTGGAGGTTTTGTACTTCATATTGGTTCTCTTTCTGGAGTTTCTGGCAAATTCTCTGTTGGTGATAAAGTAACTTGTAAG GTTGACTATGATAGGCGGAGGTTGATTGCTCCTAACCATACTTGCACGCATATGTTGAACTTCGCTCTTAGG GAAGTGCTTGGTAATCATGTTGACCAGAAGGGGTCCATTGTTCTTCCTGAAAAATTGAGATTTGATTTTTCCCATG ATCCAAACAGAGACGGAGCCATCAATGCTGATCATTTGAGAAAAATTGAAGCTATTGTGAATGAGCAAATAAAATCTGAGTTAGATGTATATTCAAAGGAGGTAACCCTTGCTGAAGCCAAGCGTATCAACGGTTTGCGAGCTGTCTTTGGAGAA GTTTATCCTGATCCAGTTAGAGTAGTGGCAGTTGGTAAAAAAGTGGAGGACCTTCTTGCTGATCCAGAAAACAAAGAATGGTCATCAATTTCATCGGAATTATGTGGAG GTACACACATAACAAATACACGGGAAGCAAAGGCATTTGCTCTTTTATCTGAGGAGGGAATTGCTAAAGGAGTTCGAAGGATAACTGCTGTCACCACTGAGAGTGCTTTGAAGGCAATGGAATTGGGTGGCCTGCTTTTGAAGGAAGTAGATGATGCATCCAATATGGAAGTAAGGTTGCTGGAAAAG AAAGTGGCTTCTCTAAAAACTACTGTGGATTCTGCATCAATTCCTGCTGCCCAGAAAGCTGATATTAGGTCCAAAATTGCTCAACTTCAG AATCAACTGAAAAAAGCACAAAAGAAGATTGCTGAACAAAATATGCAGAGAGCTGTCACGACAGCAACCGAATTGGCTGAAGTTGCTGCCAAAGAGGGAAAGACTTTCTGTGTCACTCGTATTGATGTTGGTTTAGATGCAGCTGCTCTCCGCGAAGCGGTTTCAAAAGTTATTCAACAAAAG GGTATGCCGGTTATGGTTTTCAGTATCGACGAAACCACAAACAAGGCTGTCGTTTATGCTGGTGTACCGGAGAAATCTGAACAGAGCAAGCTATTGGAAGTATCAGAGTGGTTGACAAATGCCCTAGGGCCTCTAAAGGGGAGGTGTGGCAAAGGCAAGGGCGGTCTTGCTACAGGACAG GGAACGGATGGTTCACATGTTAAGGAGGCCATGGACTTGGCAACTTCATTTGCTTCAATgaagttaaaatga
- the LOC105794955 gene encoding uncharacterized protein LOC105794955 isoform X1: MQLFVFISKTQSSSHLMNFILISSSVCVTYLVVSVLLLNGSKPLSLRAYSSYQDVNTPTTVEHIVFGIASNQKSWTKRKEYVKLWWKPSQMRGCLFLESMPSNATLMDVDDVTLPPICISEDTSRFRYTYRGGLRSAIRVARVVSETVALNYPNVRWYVFGDDDTVFFPENLAKTLSKYDHRLWYYIGAGSEIYEQNRIFGFGMAFGGAGFAISYPLAKVLAKVFDSCIERYPHLYGSDSRVYSCLTELGVGLTREPGFHQFDVRGNAFGLLAAHPLTPLVSLHHIDHIDPIFPNMTTSKAMQHLLHAANVDPQRILQQTVCYDRWSSWTVSVSWGYAIQAYSKPVSLPDVLPVPETFRQWKRGNVLAGVYTFNTKKFHPHPCQRPTIFYLNSVSSTKHGIIETVYNKSHEDCTVFMDPTRKLEEIRVFTKKLDLNHKQMQAPRRHCCDVLPSKSGKVLDVAIRECGEDELIYMHA, translated from the exons ATGCAGCTTTTTGTGTTCATCTCCAAAACCCAATCTTCTTCTCATCTCATGAACTTCATTTTGATCTCATCTTCTGTTTGTGTCACCTATCTTGTTGTATCGGTTTTGTTACTCAACGGCTCGAAGCCGCTGTCTCTGCGTGCGTATTCTTCTTACCAAGATGTTAATACACCGACGACAGTGGAGCATATTGTTTTTGGGATAGCTTCGAATCAGAAATCGTGGACGAAACGGAAGGAGTATGTTAAGTTATGGTGGAAGCCTAGTCAAATGCGAGGATGTTTGTTCCTTGAAAGCATGCCTTCTAATGCAACTTTAATGGATGTTGATGATGTTACTCTGCCTCCTATATGCATTTCGGAGGATACTTCGAGGTTTCGTTACACTTACAGGGGTGGTCTTAGATCGGCGATCCGTGTAGCACGTGTGGTTTCGGAGACAGTTGCTCTTAACTATCCTAATGTAAGGTGGTATGTTTTTGGGGATGATGACACAGTTTTCTTTCCGGAGAACTTGGCAAAGACACTTTCTAAATACGATCATCGGCTTTGGTACTACATCGGGGCTGGCTCGGAGATTTATGAACAGAACAGGATTTTCGGGTTCGGAATGGCATTCGGGGGAGCAGGCTTTGCTATAAGTTACCCACTGGCTAAAGTTTTGGCTAAAGTTTTCGATTCATGTATAGAACGCTATCCTCATCTCTACGGAAGTGATTCCAGGGTCTACTCTTGCTTGACGGAGCTCGGTGTAGGCTTGACACGTGAACCCGGCTTTCATCAG TTTGATGTTCGGGGTAATGCATTCGGTCTATTGGCTGCTCATCCATTGACACCATTGGTATCACTCCATCACATAGATCATATAGACCCAATATTCCCTAATATGACAACATCCAAGGCAATGCAACATTTACTCCATGCAGCAAACGTTGATCCTCAGCGGATTTTGCAACAAACGGTCTGCTACGATCGTTGGTCTTCATGGACTGTTTCGGTTTCGTGGGGCTATGCCATTCAAGCATACAGCAAACCTGTTTCTTTACCAGATGTTCTCCCTGTGCCAGAAACATTCAGGCAATGGAAACGGGGAAATGTGTTGGCAGGAGTGTACACATTTAACACCAAAAAATTCCACCCACACCCTTGCCAGAGACCCACAATCTTCTATTTAAACAGTGTATCTTCTACCAAGCACGGAATAATCGAGACTGTTTACAATAAATCTCACGAAGATTGCACGGTTTTCATGGATCCAACGCGGAAACTCGAAGAAATCCGAGTTTTCACTAAGAAACTAGACCTTAACCACAAGCAG ATGCAGGCACCGAGAAGGCATTGTTGTGACGTGTTACCGTCTAAATccggcaaagttttggatgttgcGATACGGGAATGCGGTGAAGATGAACTGATTTACATGCATGCATAG